DNA sequence from the Urocitellus parryii isolate mUroPar1 chromosome 12, mUroPar1.hap1, whole genome shotgun sequence genome:
AATagtcagcacttaaaaaaaaaaaaaaaaaaaaaaaaaaaaaaaaaaaaaccttcaaaaagTGATCTATGTccccagtaatttaaaaaataataataaaaagggatggaaggaaggaagggagggagggagggagggagggaggaagcaaggaaggaaggaaggaaggaaggaaggaaggaaggaaggaaggaaggaaggaaggatcctTAATAGCTTGATACAATTACACAGTAGGCCTCTGACATTCTCTATGCTGGTATAATAACTAAACGGCAAGTGACAGGGCTAGGAGATCCCTGTTGCATGCtttaattaaaactgaaaatttacaacaaaaatcaacCCTTGGGTAAAGTGCTCTTTGGTTTAAATCTTCTTTGTTACCTCCTGAAATTTTGGTAagcttactttgtttttaaattaagctGGTCCCTCCTTCTTTACTCCATGACAAAAGTCAAATACCAAGAACCAGACATAAGTTTCAGAATGAAAAGagtttcaggtgtgtgtgtgtttttaagtcCAACCCCTGTATacaaactgtttaaaaaaaaaaaaaacaggtgtttTAACATAATGCTTTATTCCAACTTAATCTCATCCTTGAATGAACTTCCTTCAagtttcaaccatttaaaaaaaaaaaaaaagcagtcaatTTCCTGGTGGTTGTAATTTAATTAAGTAACCTTTCACACTGAGCAAAACCCCAAAAGCAAAAGGGTCATTAATCTTTCTAGTGATTAGAGATACCTCTAGAGCTTCAAACATTTACCTCTCCTTCCCCGCAGTAGAAATGCTTTTAGGAGGATCATGGTTCATACCTCACATTCCCTGGAGCCAGAGATGGTATATGTGCAGGGCCCAGATCCATTGACGGATATATCCATGGTCTCAGAGTTTGTAGGCTTGTAGTCCACATAATACTCCTGTAAAGGGGAATTCATTTGTCTTTCAGACTCTCTGGCCTTTTTCCGCCGCCTCTTCATGAGAGAGTGTTGTTGGAGTTGTTTCATGCTGGCTGGATAGCGTTTCCAAGACACATAGATTACCAAGAGGATCATGGCCACTGAGAGAAACAGAGCCACACTCCCTGCgataattttatgaaatgaaacaTGCTCATACTCTTGCTCTGTGCCAGGAATCTGGAACCCTGGGGAAGGGCTTGGTGTTTCCAGGGTGGGTTGGCTGGCATCTGGTTTGAAGATGGTAGGTTTCGGGATAACCAGAGGCTTGTGGGGAGTTTGGGGAATCAGGTGTGACCTCTCTGTATTGACCACCTGGACTTCAGAACAGATGTTGTATGTTTCCACAGCATCGCTAACCTTTTCGCCCTGGATGTGCTTAGGTCCTGCACATATCATAGTGCTTTCCTTATTACCTTTGAAATTCTTAAGCCAATAATATAGAGGACAGATGCTCCGACTGCATTCCCACATATTTCCAGACAAGGTAATGGATATTAATGATATCCACGCATTCACAGTTTCCTGTGAGATGTTGGTAAGCTTGTTGGAATCCAAATTCAATTTCTGCAAATTGGGGAGGCATTTAAATGTGCCCGGCTCAATTCCTTGGATGTCATTCCCTGATAAATCCAAGTTGTGTAAGGAACTCCAAGTCCATGTCAAGCCTTGGCTAATTGAGCGAATCCTGTTCCACTGTAAGTAAATGGAACGGAGGTTGAAGAGACGTGGAAAATGAGCAAAGTTGATCTTGGAAAATTGGTTGTGCTCCAAGTGGAGCTCCTTTAATTTCAAAAGGCCAGCAAAAGCATTTCGGGATAGGCTTCTAAGACGATTGTACCCCAAATCCAGAAAGTCAAGATTCCGACAGTCTTGAAAAACTCTTATCGGCACAGTCTTGAGTGAGTTAGACCTCAAGTGCAAAATGATGAGTTTCCGAAGGCCTTTAAATTGTTCAGATTGCAATGTCTGAAG
Encoded proteins:
- the Lrrtm4 gene encoding leucine-rich repeat transmembrane neuronal protein 4, yielding MCICLLFNIVGFHLITQLKGMSVVLVLLPTLLLVVLTGAQRACPKNCRCDGKIVYCESHAFADIPENISGGSQGLSLRFNSIQKLKSNQFAGLNQLIWLYLDHNYISSVDEDAFQGIRRLKELILSSNKITYLHNKTFHPVPNLRNLDLSYNKLQTLQSEQFKGLRKLIILHLRSNSLKTVPIRVFQDCRNLDFLDLGYNRLRSLSRNAFAGLLKLKELHLEHNQFSKINFAHFPRLFNLRSIYLQWNRIRSISQGLTWTWSSLHNLDLSGNDIQGIEPGTFKCLPNLQKLNLDSNKLTNISQETVNAWISLISITLSGNMWECSRSICPLYYWLKNFKGNKESTMICAGPKHIQGEKVSDAVETYNICSEVQVVNTERSHLIPQTPHKPLVIPKPTIFKPDASQPTLETPSPSPGFQIPGTEQEYEHVSFHKIIAGSVALFLSVAMILLVIYVSWKRYPASMKQLQQHSLMKRRRKKARESERQMNSPLQEYYVDYKPTNSETMDISVNGSGPCTYTISGSRECEIPHHVKPLPYYSYDQPVIGYCQAHQPLHVNQGYETVSPEQEESPSLELGRDHSFIATIARSAAPAIYLERITN